One Indicator indicator isolate 239-I01 chromosome Z, UM_Iind_1.1, whole genome shotgun sequence genomic window carries:
- the PLIN2 gene encoding perilipin-2 isoform X2: protein MALAAIDPQQNIVSRVVNLPLVSSTYDMVSTAYVTTKDNHPYLKSVCEIAEKAVKTITSVAMTGAMPIIQKLEPQIVVANNYACIGLDKIEERLPILNQPTDKVVANAKDVVVGAREAVTTTVTGAKETVAHTITGVVGKTKEAMQDSVEMTKSVVNGSISTVLGSRVVQLVSSGMDSALTKSETLIDQYLPLTEAELEKEAAKVEGFEVGVQKPSYYVRLGSLSSKVRTRAYQQALNKVRDARQKSQEAISQLHHTVSLIEYARKNMNSANQKLLDAQEKIYQSWVEWKKKTGQNDGEELHSTEHIELRTLGIARSLTQQLQTTCLTLVSSLQGLPQNVQDQVYSVGSIAGDVYQSFRSASSFQELSDSFLASSKGQLKKMKESLDDVMDYLVNNTPLTWLVGPFYPQLLGIQHAESKGEGEKNSSQKDKQPEHTTE from the exons ATGGCATTGGCAGCAATTGATCCACAGCAG AACATTGTATCGAGGGTTGTCAACCTTCCCTTGGTGAGCTCCACCTATGATATGGTGTCCACAGCTTATGTCACCACAAAGGACAACCATCCTTATCTGAAGTCAGTATGTGAGATAGCAGAGAAAGCAGTGAAGACGATTACTTCAGTAGCCATGACAGGTGCTATGCCTATCATCCAGAAACTGGAACCACAAA TTGTAGTTGCCAACAACTATGCATGTATAGGTCTGGACAAAATTGAAGAGAGACTCCCTATATTGAATCAACCCACTGACAAG GTTGTTGCCAATGCCAAGGATGTAGTTGTTGGAGCCAGAGAAGCTGTAACAACCACTGTGACTGGTGCCAAGGAAACTGTTGCTCACACGATCACTGGAGTTGTGGGCAAGACTAAAGAAGCAATGCAAGACAGTGTAGAAATGACCAAGTCAGTTGTCAATGGCAGCATTAGCACTGTTCTGGGAAGTCGTGTGGTGCAGCTGGTGAGCAGTGGAATGGACAGTGCTCTCACAAAATCAGAGACCCTTATAGACCAGTATCTCCCACTTACTGAAGCAGAACTAG AGAAAGAAGCTGCAAAAGTTGAAGGTTTTGAAGTTGGAGTTCAGAAGCCAAGCTACTATGTTAGGCTAGGATCCCTGTCTTCAAAGGTCCGCACACGTGCCTACCAGCAAGCCTTAAACAAAGTTAGAGATGCTAGACAGAAAAGCCAGGAGGCAATCTCTCAGCTCCACCACACTGTTAGTCTG ATTGAGTATGCCAGAAAGAACATGAATAGTGCCAATCAGAAACTTCTTGATGCTCAGGAAAAGATTTACCAGTCCTGGGtagaatggaagaaaaagacagGCCAAAATGATGGTGAGGAACTGCATAGCACTGAG CACATTGAGTTGAGAACTCTAGGTATTGCACGGAGCCTCACTCAGCAGCTTCAGACCACCTGCCTCACGCTGGTCTCAAGCCTACAGGGGCTGCCACAGAATGTGCAGGATCAGGTTTACAGTGTTGGGTCAATTGCAGGTGATGTCTACCAGAGCTTTCGGTCAGCTTCCTCTTTCCAAGAATTATCAGACAGCTTTCTTGCCAGTAGCAAAGGacagctgaagaaaatgaaggagTCTCTGGATGATGTGATGGATTATCTTGTTAACAACACACCGCTTACCTGGCTGGTAGGTCCCTTTTACCCCCAACTGCTTGGCATTCAGCATGCTGAGAGCAAAGGTGAGGGGGAGAAAAATTCCAGCCAGAAAGACAAACAGCCTGAACACACTACTGAATGA
- the PLIN2 gene encoding perilipin-2 isoform X1 — MALAAIDPQQNIVSRVVNLPLVSSTYDMVSTAYVTTKDNHPYLKSVCEIAEKAVKTITSVAMTGAMPIIQKLEPQIVVANNYACIGLDKIEERLPILNQPTDKVVANAKDVVVGAREAVTTTVTGAKETVAHTITGVVGKTKEAMQDSVEMTKSVVNGSISTVLGSRVVQLVSSGMDSALTKSETLIDQYLPLTEAELEKEAAKVEGFEVGVQKPSYYVRLGSLSSKVRTRAYQQALNKVRDARQKSQEAISQLHHTVSLIEYARKNMNSANQKLLDAQEKIYQSWVEWKKKTGQNDGEELHSTEHIELRTLGIARSLTQQLQTTCLTLVSSLQGLPQNVQDQVYSVGSIAGDVYQSFRSASSFQELSDSFLASSKGQLKKMKESLDDVMDYLVNNTPLTWLVPDFTITDLSSESDDIPDILDLDEDDQQDFSRTNGPYTTGQRAE, encoded by the exons ATGGCATTGGCAGCAATTGATCCACAGCAG AACATTGTATCGAGGGTTGTCAACCTTCCCTTGGTGAGCTCCACCTATGATATGGTGTCCACAGCTTATGTCACCACAAAGGACAACCATCCTTATCTGAAGTCAGTATGTGAGATAGCAGAGAAAGCAGTGAAGACGATTACTTCAGTAGCCATGACAGGTGCTATGCCTATCATCCAGAAACTGGAACCACAAA TTGTAGTTGCCAACAACTATGCATGTATAGGTCTGGACAAAATTGAAGAGAGACTCCCTATATTGAATCAACCCACTGACAAG GTTGTTGCCAATGCCAAGGATGTAGTTGTTGGAGCCAGAGAAGCTGTAACAACCACTGTGACTGGTGCCAAGGAAACTGTTGCTCACACGATCACTGGAGTTGTGGGCAAGACTAAAGAAGCAATGCAAGACAGTGTAGAAATGACCAAGTCAGTTGTCAATGGCAGCATTAGCACTGTTCTGGGAAGTCGTGTGGTGCAGCTGGTGAGCAGTGGAATGGACAGTGCTCTCACAAAATCAGAGACCCTTATAGACCAGTATCTCCCACTTACTGAAGCAGAACTAG AGAAAGAAGCTGCAAAAGTTGAAGGTTTTGAAGTTGGAGTTCAGAAGCCAAGCTACTATGTTAGGCTAGGATCCCTGTCTTCAAAGGTCCGCACACGTGCCTACCAGCAAGCCTTAAACAAAGTTAGAGATGCTAGACAGAAAAGCCAGGAGGCAATCTCTCAGCTCCACCACACTGTTAGTCTG ATTGAGTATGCCAGAAAGAACATGAATAGTGCCAATCAGAAACTTCTTGATGCTCAGGAAAAGATTTACCAGTCCTGGGtagaatggaagaaaaagacagGCCAAAATGATGGTGAGGAACTGCATAGCACTGAG CACATTGAGTTGAGAACTCTAGGTATTGCACGGAGCCTCACTCAGCAGCTTCAGACCACCTGCCTCACGCTGGTCTCAAGCCTACAGGGGCTGCCACAGAATGTGCAGGATCAGGTTTACAGTGTTGGGTCAATTGCAGGTGATGTCTACCAGAGCTTTCGGTCAGCTTCCTCTTTCCAAGAATTATCAGACAGCTTTCTTGCCAGTAGCAAAGGacagctgaagaaaatgaaggagTCTCTGGATGATGTGATGGATTATCTTGTTAACAACACACCGCTTACCTGGCTG